The Leucoraja erinacea ecotype New England chromosome 29, Leri_hhj_1, whole genome shotgun sequence genome has a window encoding:
- the LOC129711341 gene encoding C2 calcium-dependent domain-containing protein 4C-like — protein sequence MWLFDKIRGSVENLNRAGDAGGRDKQPKGPLFSNVLTPDKIPDFFIPPKFPISSAEGAPAENGENRQKKSNLKASTSEQIFVVKKPQGSPRLKMKTSSEAGCSNLLKVANRHIIQIESADETSSDGMAETGCNTNYDPQSQSAMSLPYIPLTQTSYGFSTLVESPHTRRKESLFHTDHGSPVTSPSSPRKRGSGHRSNGESQHLNPPEFSLSLASTYRYFSGGDSDTASSAESSPFNSPLLSRSVSGASLLKMFSHENLAKHCKPLQSFTRNSSLSTDECSSTDASPNISKRLRCPTPPAGGPPSSQGVLPLSLLHYQDRVHKEHTVRLNRGGAIRLAAEYDSTNARLRIRVITAEDLYDKTLDNKTINCCVILYLTPGKVQKQRSTIIKNSRNPIFNEDFFFDGLPLDEFKRAALKLKVVNKASSLKRDAVLGEKELKLSLLLPFV from the coding sequence ATGTGGCTCTTCGATAAGATCAGAGGGTCGGTCGAAAACTTGAATCGCGCCGGCGACGCTGGCGGCCGGGACAAACAGCCCAAGGGTCCCCTGTTCAGCAACGTGTTGACTCCGGACAAAATCCCCGATTTCTTCATCCCTCCCAAGTTTCCAATCAGCTCGGCCGAAGGAGCGCCGGCCGAGAATGGCGAGAACCGGCAGAAGAAGTCAAACTTGAAGGCGTCCACCTCCGAGCAGATCTTCGTGGTCAAAAAGCCGCAGGggagcccgaggctgaagatgaAAACGTCCTCCGAGGCGGGCTGCAGCAACCTGCTGAAAGTGGCCAACAGGCACATCATTCAGATCGAGAGTGCCGACGAAACCAGCTCCGATGGCATGGCCGAGACTGGCTGCAACACCAACTATGACCCACAGTCTCAAAGTGCCATGTCCCTGCCGTACATCCCGCTAACCCAGACCTCCTACGGCTTCTCCACCTTAGTGGAGAGCCCACACACAAGACGGAAGGAGTCACTCTTCCACACCGACCACGGCAGCCCCGTCACCTCGCCCAGCTCGCCGAGGAAGCGGGGATCTGGCCACAGAAGCAACGGCGAGAGCCAGCACCTCAACCCGCCAGAGTTCAGCCTGTCCCTGGCGAGTACCTACAGATACTTTAGCGGTGGCGACAGCGACACCGCTTCCTCCGCtgagtcctccccctttaactcgcCCCTTCTCTCCCGCTCGGTCTCCGGGGCGTCTCTGCTCAAGATGTTCAGCCACGAGAACCTGGCCAAGCATTGCAAACCTCTGCAGTCCTTCACCCGCAACAGCTCCTTGTCCACGGACGAGTGCAGCTCCACCGATGCCAGTCCCAACATCTCCAAGAGGCTCAGGTGTCCCACACCTCCAGCTGGTGGGCCTCCATCTTCACAAGGTGTCCTTCCCTTGAGCTTGCTCCATTATCAAGACCGGGTCCACAAGGAGCACACCGTCCGCCTCAACAGAGGGGGTGCCATCAGGTTGGCCGCTGAGTATGACAGCACCAATGCCCGCCTTCGCATCCGTGTCATCACTGCCGAAGACCTTTACGACAAGACGTTGGACAACAAGACCATCAACTGTTGTGTCATCTTGTACCTGACTCCCGGGAAGGTGCAAAAGCAACGCAGCACCATCATCAAGAACAGCCGGAATCCCATCTTCAATGAAGATTTCTTCTTCGACGGACTCCCACTTGACGAGTTCAAGAGGGCAGCATTGAAGCTGAAGGTGGTAAACAAAGCCTCCAGCCTCAAGCGCGATGCGGTCCTTGGCGAAAAAGAACTGAAATTGTCGTTGCTGCTCCCTTTTGTCTAA